The Kosmotoga olearia TBF 19.5.1 sequence GGCCATATTGGCATACAATCTTTGTGTTATGTTCAATATCTTGAACAGCCGTCCTCACAGAAAGGTGGCTGATATTATTGGCTGTTACTGATTTTTGAGACACCCTATTCAAAGTATAATATTTGGCACCAGATTGAAAAGTATTAAAGTTAGCCGTAAAGCAAAAAATGTTGGATTTGTTCTGATGATTCAAAAGCAGGAGGGAAAGAATGGATAATGTGTTAGGGAAAGTAGCTGCATTTGTTACCAGAAAAAATGGTAACGAAGTAGAATTATTGCTTTTTAAACACCCAACAGCAGGTATTCAGATACCTGGCGGAACGGTGGAAGCTGGTGAAGATTTCCTGGACGCAGTCATTAGAGAGACTGCTGAAGAAACAGGGCTGATCAATGTAGAGGTTAAGAACTTGATTGGTTACAAGGACGTTGTACTCCCTGAAAATGAATTTGTTGTCCTCAATAAAACGAAGGTGTATTCACGACCAGATCTTAGTAGTTTTGACTGGGCTGAATTTAGAAGGGGATTGCCTGTAACTCGCATCCGAGAAGAAAGTGGATTTACGCAGGTGCAGATAGTCCTGGAATACGGTGAGTCTCCGGAAGAAAAGTACGTAACGTACAATATTACTGGCTGGGTTCCCACCAGTGTTTTGACAAACAAAATCAGGCGTCATTATTATCACCTGATATGTAATGAAGATACTCCCGAAACCTGGGAACATTTCTCAGATAACTATATTTTCAAATTTTTCTGGGCACCTATATCAAAATTACCTGATATTGTGTCGCCGCAGAAAGAATGGTTGAAATACGTGTTTGAGGATTTCAAATATAGCTTTGAGTGATAAAAAAGCCACTCTCGCAACGGGCGGCTTCTTTATCACTGGTTTTTCCCGATGTGCTATTTACAAATTATCTATAAATGGGTGTGCAAACCATCGCAAAATGATAAACTGATTACCGCAAAGCGGTTATAAAGAAAGGACTGGATGAAATGAAACAAGCAAGAGACGA is a genomic window containing:
- a CDS encoding NUDIX domain-containing protein, which encodes MDNVLGKVAAFVTRKNGNEVELLLFKHPTAGIQIPGGTVEAGEDFLDAVIRETAEETGLINVEVKNLIGYKDVVLPENEFVVLNKTKVYSRPDLSSFDWAEFRRGLPVTRIREESGFTQVQIVLEYGESPEEKYVTYNITGWVPTSVLTNKIRRHYYHLICNEDTPETWEHFSDNYIFKFFWAPISKLPDIVSPQKEWLKYVFEDFKYSFE